The Vicia villosa cultivar HV-30 ecotype Madison, WI linkage group LG1, Vvil1.0, whole genome shotgun sequence genome includes a region encoding these proteins:
- the LOC131661024 gene encoding uncharacterized protein LOC131661024: MSNKVVLLPVGSSNRRQPLLQTSKSSLKPGTRLGEAVGGTAAVCCCCPCALANIVYLAIYKVPAILCHKALKKSRQRRRRRLQSSSSGEGMLPSKPKPKSRCTCGCCDDIGARVHPTCSDDDEDVDVYVGVKSESLGVEEEDKEVVELEKEMWETFYGTGFWRSSSQRNRDSSSFSSSQSSQPQRVFFSASAPNLQVLNVSTLVDLDGTLYAFFFISNATCGFPFQEID; the protein is encoded by the exons ATGTCAAACAAGGTAGTTCTTCTACCGGTGGGATCTTCGAACCGGAGACAACCGCTTCTACAAACGAGCAAAAGTTCGTTGAAACCAGGGACGCGTCTCGGTGAAGCCGTCGGCGGAACGGCCGCCGTGTGTTGCTGCTGTCCATGTGCGCTGGCGAATATTGTTTACTTAGCGATCTATAAAGTTCCGGCGATTCTTTGTCATAAAGCGTTGAAGAAGAGTAGGCAGCGTCGTCGTCGCCGTCTCCAGTCGTCGTCGTCCGGGGAAGGGATGTTGCCGTCGAAGCCGAAGCCGAAGAGCCGTTGCACGTGTGGATGTTGTGATGATATCGGTGCTCGGGTGCATCCCACGTGTAGTGATGATGACGAGGATGTGGATGTGTATGTGGGGGTGAAAAGTGAAAGTTTGGGGGTGGAGGAAGAAGATAAAGAGGTTGTGGAATTGGAGAAAGAGATGTGGGAGACTTTTTATGGGACTGGGTTTTGGAGAAGCTCTTCTCAGAGAAATAGGGATTCTTCGTCTTTTTCATCTTCGCAATCTTCTCAACCTCAAAGGGTGTTTTTTAGTGCTTCTGCTCCTAATCTTCAGGTTCTTAACGTATCAACCTT GGTTGATTTGGATGGAACTTTGTATGCTTTCTTTTTTATTAGCAATGCAACATGTGGTTTTCCATTTCAAGAGATTGATTAG